In Chitinophaga oryzae, the sequence CTATTCTGCAGCTGGCGCGGATATTACCGCCGGAGCTGCGGGCCACCTTTATCACCGTGAGTTTGCCGGCAGCTTTTGAATATGCCAATCATCCCAATATAGAAGTCATTGTGATCGGTGACAAGCTGGCGAAAAATTCGAAGATCACCGTTGGTGGTGAAGCGATCGCCAAAATAAGGGATATCCGGGCGGACCTGTGTTTTCTGGGCGTCAACGCCATTGATGTGCAGGCGGGCCTTACGGACAACGACTGGGAAGTGGTGCAGGTAAAAAAGGCAATGGCCGCCACTGCCAGGAAAGTGGTTGCCATGTGTATATCAGAGAAGGTGAATACCGCGGAGCACCTGAAAGTATGTAATGTAGAAGACATTGATATATTAATCACCGAGCTGCAGCCAAAATCGAAGAAGTTGCAGCCATACAGTAATAAGGGAATAAAGATTTTATAGGAGTCATTTTTATTATTTAGCTGTGTTTCAACAAACAGCTCAACCGGGCTGTTTTACAAGACAACCAATGTGCAGAGGGATCGTTGTGGAAAACAAATTTCGGGAATGGCCGGTGCAGGCAGTATGACACCGTTCCGGTCTTAATTTTTCAACAGGCACAATAAGAGGATTCAATAAGGCAATCAACCATTCAACAGTTGTTATGCGACTGTTTTAGGGCTTCCAACAACAGTAACCAACATTTAAAAATCACTTATGATCACGCGTGTATTTATGCGATTGACAGGAGGTGGCCGTGTGCTGCTTTTACTGTTGATGACCTGCCTGGCAGCCACCGTCAGTGCGCAGGTGAAAATATCCGGTAAGGTAACAGACGAGACCGGAACCCCTTTACCTGGAATTACCGTTACGCTCAAAAACAGTAAAGTCGGCGCCAATACCACCGTAGACGGGCTTTACAGCTTTACAGCCAACGTGCCGGCAGGCAACTATGTGCTCGCCGTCACCGGCGTGGGGTTTACCTCCCAGGAAATACCTATCACGATAGGCACCGCCAATATCACACGGGATGTGACCATGGGTGTATCGGTATCCAAACTGGATGAGATCGTGGTAACCGGTACTTCCCAGGGTACCACCCGCCGCCAGCTGGGCAGCTACATTAGTTCCGTGAAAGCGGAAGACCTGACCAAAGGCGCCACCGGCAACGTGCTGGCCGCTTTGCAGGGTAAAACGGCCGGTGCGCAGATCACCCAGAACTCGGGAGATCCTTCCGGCGGCATCTCTGTAAAACTGAGAGGTATCAGTACTATCGGTGGTTCTACCGAACCATTGTATATCGTAGACGGTGTGATCGTAGATAACTCCTCCACCCGTGTTACCAATGCCGATCCGAACTACGGCGCCAGCACCCAGGGTGGTAATAACTTTGTCGGTAACGTGGGCCAGAACCGTATGGCCGATATCAACCCCGACGATATAGAACGCGTGGAAGTGCTGAATGGCGCCGCTGCCGCCGCTATCTACGGTTCACGCGCCAACGCCGGCGTGGTGCAGATCTTCACCAAAAGAGGCAGCTCCGGCGCTCCGGTGATCAACTTCTCCACCGGTATCTCCATCAACGAGCTACGTAAAAAACTGGATGTCAACCGCGCTCCCACCAAGTTTGGCGGGAATCCGAACGATTCTACCCAGAACATCCTGACACCGGCGGTGGTGAGCAAATTCCCGGTGCAGCGCTACGACTACCAGGACTATATTTTCCGTACAGGGGTAGGTACCGACAACAACGTGTCCATTGCCGGCGGAAAAGACAAGACCAAATACTACGCTTCTGCAAGTTACTTCTATAACCAGGGGATTATCAAGAATACGGATTTCAACCGTTTCAGCTTCCGGGTGAACCTCGACCAGGAGGTGACCAAATGGCTCACCATGAATGCAACCGTCAACTATGTTTATAGTAAGTCCAAGGAAAAACCTGACGGCAACACCTTCTATTCACCGATGAACTCCGTGACCATCCTTGGTAACTATTATGATATACAGCAAAGGGATGCCCTGGGCAACCTGATGAAAGTAGGTAACCTGGGCCGTGTGAACCCGGTGTCCATTATTGAAGACTTTCGTCAGCAACAGCAGGTAGGCCGTGTGATTGCTGGTTTGGGCCTGAAGGCAAACCCGATAAAAAACCTGACGCTGGATTATCATGTAGGTATCGATAACTATTACCAGGATGGTACTACCTTCGTTCCGCCCTACGCCTACAATGTAAGCACCGGCTTCTACGGCGGAGGCACGTCGCTCGATCCCGCGCAGAACGGTTATGCCAGCTCCGGTACCAATACCTCCTTCCTGATCAACCACGATGCGAACGCCACTTACAATGCCCGCATCAGCGACAACCTGGAGTCTGTAACGCAGGTGGGATATTCCGTACAATATCAGCGGCAGCATTATTCGCTGCAGCAGGGACGGGGCTTGCCGCCTTTTGTGCAGACGGCGGATAAAGCCACCACCGCTATTCCCGGAGCAGACCAGCGCTCTGAGTTCTCTATCTCCGGTGAATATATCCAGCAGAACTTCAAATACCGCAACCAGTTGTTCCTGACCGGCGCCCTGCGTGTGGACGGTTCTTCTGTATTCGGTAAAAACGAACGTAACCAGCTTTACACCAAGCTGAGCGGCAGCTATGTGTTGTCCGGTACCGATTTCTGGGCTAAATCTTCCGTAGCGAAGTGGTGGACGCTGTTCAAGCTGCGCGCTGCCTACGGTGAATCCGGCAACCTGACCGGTATTCCTCCTTATGCCCGCTATAATACCTATCTCGCCAATGCGTTTGTAGGCGCCTCCGGGTTCCAGGGACAACTTACTTACACCGATCCTGACGTAAGACCTGAAAAACAGAAAGAGCTGGAGTTTGGTACCGACATGTCTTTCCTGGATGACCGTATCGGGCTGAGCGTGAACTACTACCGTAAAAAAGTGGAAGACCTGCTGATCGACCGGGCAGTGGCGCCAACCAACGGTTACAACTTTATGCGAAGCAACATCGGTTCATTGCGCAATAACGGTATAGAAGTGGTGCTCAATGCCATACCGGTAAAAACGAAGGACTTCTCCTGGAGTTTGACCGCCATCTTCAACCGTAACCGCAACGAAGCGATAGATATAGGGCAGTCGCTCGTGCTGCTGAATACCGTAGGCGGCGCTCCTGTGGCTATCGCCGCCGGTTATCCCATTGGCTTCTTCTACGGCACCTTCTATGCCCGCGACGCCAATGGCAACATCCTTACTACGCCGGCCGGTATTCCCGTTACAGAAAGAGGTACGCAGAAAGCGCCGTTCGACTACCAGGCGCAGCGTGACCCCGCCACCGGGCTGCCGCTGGCATCCGCTCCGGCGCTCAACAAAAAAATCGGTGACCCTAACCCGGACTGGACCGGTACTTTCACCACCGATCTGCAATACAAAAAGCTGGGACTGCATATACAACTGGACGCCGTACAGGGCGTGGATGTTTTCAATGCCGACTTCAGGACCCGCCAGGGTGTTGACAACGGGAAGATTGCCGAGCAGGAAGACCTGGGCCAGCTGCCCAGAGGCTGGATCGCCGGTGTGTATAACATCCAGGAATTCAGGATCGACGACGGCAGCTTCGTGAAACTGCGTGAGGTGTCGCTCAGCTATGATTTCGGAAAGGTGTTCAGAGGACTGAACAACCTGACCGTAAGCCTGGGAGGCCGTAACCTCATCTCATGGGACAACTACAAGGGATACGACCCTGAAGTGAATGCCGCCGGACAAAGCACGCTTTTAAGGGGTATTGACTTCGGCGCCGTACCTGTTCCGCGCACGTATAACCTGACCGTCCGCGCTAAATTCTAATGCTAAAAAGACAAACCATGAAAAGAACTACTTTCTATACATACATGACGATGGCCACGTTCCTGTTGTCTGCGGCGGCCTGTAAAAAAGATTACCAGGACCCTTCCGGGCCCTCTCAGGAGCAGGCTTTCAGCACACCACAAGCCATTACCAATACGGCAGTAGGGTTACAGGCCAATTTCGTTAAGGACCGTACCGGGCTCATTTATACCACCATCACCGCCGGCAGCCTGCTGAGCGGGGAAACGTTTGTCACCAATCCGGGTAATGCCGATGAAGGACAACTGGGTACCGGTGGCAATACAGTGTTGAACAACAATGTGATCGTGACCGGTATGTGGGGATACACGAACAAGATTCTCTTCGACGCGGAAAACGTTCTGCGTGCCACCAATACCGTGGTGACCGACAAAGGTTACGCCAGCGGCCTGATAGCCTATACTTCCATTTTCAAAGCATTGGCGCTGGGCGTCCAGGCTAATTTCTGGGAGCAGGTGCCTGATACCATTGCCAAACCGGATGACATTACCAACGATGTACATTTTATCCCCGCTAAACAAGGCTATTTACGCGCAGTACGTACGCTTGACAACGCACTGAATACCATTGCCGCCACGCCGATCAGTGCTTCGATTACGCCGTTCCTGCCCAAAGGGATTAATGTAGTCAATACGCTGTATGCCCTCAAAGCCCGTTATGCATTATATGCCGGCGACTATGCCGCTGCGCTGGATGCCGCCAATAAGGTAGATCTTAGCAAGGCAGGTGTCAGCACTTTTAACTTCAATCCCCAGGTGGCCAACCCGATGTTTACACTGGTGGCTTCCACCAGTAATATCTATCAGGTAGTGGATTCCACGATGGGGCTGCCGGTGGCGCTGCAACCCTCGCTCATAGATGGGCGGATACCTTTCTATATCACAAGGCCGCCTACCGGTTTAAGATTTGTTGTGAGCGGATTCTTTAAATCCAATATCGAGTCCATCCCTGTGTTTCTGCCGGGAGAAATTACGCTGATAAAAGCGGAATGTTATGCCCGTACCAATAAACTGGCGGAAGGGCTGGTGGAGCTGAACAAGATAGTGACCAAAAAGCCTGCGGACGATCCCTTTGGCATAGGCGCCAACCTGCCTCCGGTGGCTGTGGCTACCATCCCCGACCTGCTGACGCAGATTTATAAGCACCGCCGCATCGAGATGTTTATGTCCGGGCAGGAGATAGAAGACCAGCGCCGTTTTGCCCGTCCTACGACCGAAAGGAAACGGAATTATTTCCCTTATCCTTTTGTGGAAAGGAATGACAATCCGAATACACCGGCCGATCCAACTTTTTAATAAGTTTTTTATCTTTACTAACGGCAGCCCGGGGCGTCCCGGGCTGCCGTTAGTATTTGCATCCTGTACCCTTAATGTCCTATAGCCATGACAGAAATCGGCGTTGTTGCCCTCGTGACCGTTATCCTGAACCTTGTAGTCTCTTACAAGGGATTTAAAGACACTGGTTTTTATTACAAATACGCTTTTATCGTGGACGAAATACTGGTCCACAAAGAATACTACCGGCTGATTTCTTCCGGCTTCCTGCATGTGGGATGGACCCACCTGCTTTTTAACATGATATCACTCTGCTTCTTCAGTGCGGACGTAGAAGCGGTACTGGGGATTAAAAACTTCGTCATCATCTATCTGAGCAGCCTGGTGGGAGGCAACCTGTTATCCCTGTTCATCCACCGGCAGCATGGCGACTACAGCGCGGTCGGCGCTTCCGGCGCCGTATGCGGTATCATCTTCGCCTGCATAGCCCTGTTTCCCGGCATGGAGATAGGCTTCTTCGGTATCCCGTTGTACATACCCGCATGGATATACGGTGTGTTGTATATGTTGTTTACCATTTTCCGGATCAGGAATAATGATGACAACATCGGGCATGAAGCGCATCTCGGTGGCGCTTTTATCGGGTTGCTCTTTGCCGCGTGCCTCGAGCCGCAGGCCGTAAAGCAGCATTACCTGCCGGTGCTGGCGGTGGTACTGCCCTGCGTCGTGTTTATGTACCTGCTGGTCCGGAAACCACATATGGTGCTGACCGGAAACACGCCCGGTCCGCAACGCTACCTGAATGTGGAAGACCGCTACAATCAGCAGAAGGCAGCGCAGCAACAGGAAATAGATGCCATACTGGACAAAATTCACCGGAAAGGTATCAATAGCCTGTCGGCCGAAGAGAAACGGAAACTGCAAGATTATTCAGAACGCTGACGGAAGAATTTTTATCTTGCCAATACCTAAACGAAACCTGTGCATATGAAACCATCTGTTACTGTACTATGCCTGGTAGTGCTGGCTTTGGCCGCCTGCCGTAAAAATGATGCCGGAAATGACCCGGCCCCTGACTACAACGATGTGAAGATTGCCGCTATCTCCGATGTTCCTGCCTTTATCTATGAGGGTGACCGGCTGGTGGCGATGGGAAATGAAAAATTTACCTATGATGAGAAAGGCCGTATCGCAGGAAGTCGAATTGCGCACCGGGACACATTGAATAACCTGATTACCGGGTATGTCTACAAAACCAGGTTTATGTGGGTGAACGGCCTGTGTGCCGGCAGCATAGCGGACTCCCTGTACACCTATGCCAAAGGGATGGATGGCAGCATTAAAGATGAGCGGTTCGCCAGCGGCGTTATCCTCAGCAGCTATGATTACAACCTGCCCGCCGGCCGCCTGAACGCTATCACGCTCACTCCCGGCGGATGGACCACTGCTGCCTACACTTCCATTAACTATGAATACGACGGCAAGGGAAACATTAGCAGGGCAGTTACCCGGCAGCCTAACCTGATGGGGAGGCCCGGCGCCCCCGACCTCGTCATAACGGTGACCTATCAGTATGATAACCACCCTAATCCTTTTTATGCTATGTATAAAAAGTACGGTTTAATCCTGCCGGCGCTGCAGCGTTTTGCAACCAGCGTCTCTCCCAATAATATTATTAAAATGCAGATGAAACTCGATAATATGGTTGAGCTGGTGCAACAATACACCTATGAATACAATGATAAGGGGTATCCGGTGAAAATGACCACCAACGGCGGTAGCGTAACAGGGCAAACAACTTATATCTCCTACCGTTAAAAGCCATGTTGTCGGCGCATTTTGCCGTGTTGTCGCTTCTTTGTGGACAAACTGCCCAATAGCAGCGTGCTTTGCAGTATATTTATATTGCACATGAAAGCGTTCCTGACATCCAAAAATATCAATATAGCACTACATGCGCTGATCTGGGGCATACTGCTGTTATTGCCTTACATAGTATCATCACCCGAAAACCAATACAGTATAGGCCCTATGCCCGGTGCGTTTTTTACCATCGCCGGCGTGATCCATATGGGCCTTTTTTATGCCAATGCTTTTTACCTGTGTCCGCGGTTGCTCAACCGCCGTTTCTGGTGGTTGTATATTCCTGCCGCTTTGTTGCTGCTGTTTGTTTCTTTTCAGTTGAAGTATTATGCCATGGCGGCGTGGTTTCCGGAGCTGCTGCGGAACAAGGCCGCTTATGGCGTCGTTTTCGGACCTTCTACGGCCGTGCTGGTAGTCAGCCTGCTGTACCGGAAAATACTGGACCGCATATACGAAGAACGCCGTCAGAAAGAAAAACAGGCCGAGCAATTAGCTACCGAGCTGAAGTTTCTCCGGTCGCAGATCAGCCCGCATTTTTTGTTCAACGTGCTCACCAATATGGTGTCGCTGGCCCGGAAGAAGTCGGACCAGCTGGAGACTTCCCTCATTATGCTGTCGGAACTGATGCGTTATATGTTGTATAATACCGGTGGCAAGGTGTCTTTGCAGAAAGAAGTAACGTACCTCAACAGTTACATCGCCCTGCAGCAGCTGCGTTTCGGCAGTGATGTGGATATCCGCAGCGATATGCCCGATCCGGCGTCCCTGGAGCATTACATGATAGAGCCTATGTTGCTGATCCCTTTCGTGGAAAATGCTTTTAAGCACGGTACGGGAGTAGATAGGCCGGTTATTCACATACAGCTGTCTGTTCAGGGAGATGTGCTTACCTTTACGGTGGAGAACCATGTCGACCCGGTACAGGACAACAGCAAGGACGACAGCTCCGGCATCGGGCTGTCCAATGTCACTTCCAGACTGGAACTATTATATCGCCGTCATTATACGCTGACCGTTAACACGGATAATGACCAGTTTCTTGCACACCTAACGCTGAAGCTTATATGATACGTTGCATTGCAGTAGACGACGAACAGTTGGTACGTGAATTACTGGAAGACAGTATCCGGCAGGTACCTTTTCTGCAGCTGGTGGCTACCTGTAAAAATGCCATGGAAGCGATGGAAGTAATGCAGCGCGAACAGGTAGATCTGATGTTTCTCGACATACAGATGCCGCGCCTCAGCGGGCTGCAGTTATTGCAATCGTTGCAGCGGCCGCCCCTTGTGGTCCTGGTGACTGCCTACGAGCAATATGCGCTGGAAGGTTATAATCTCCAGGTGGTAGATTACCTGCTGAAACCCTTTAGCTTTGAACGTTTCCTGAAGGCCTGCCAGCGGGCTGCCGATCTGTTCCGGCTGCAACAGCCGGCAACGCCTGCCCGTGCCATCACCGACTTTTTCGTGAACGTGGAATATGTGCAGGTCAAAATTGTAGTGGCCGATATTGAATACATCGAAGGACTGAAAGATTACATCAAAATACACCTCTCTTCCGTGTCCAGACCGGTGCTCACCCGCATGACCATGAAAGCCGTCACGGAGAAGCTACCTGCGGATGATTTTGTACGCACGCATAAATCCTACCTGGTAGCGGTGAAGAAGATCACCGCCGTTAAACGCGATCTTGTTTGTATCGGGGAGAAGGAAATACCTGTCAGCGATTTCTTCAAAGAGAATGTCAACCGGCTGGTGCAGGGCCCTGCACACTGATGCAAACAGGTTCGCCATCTTGTCGCCACACTTTCCTGTATCGTCTACACCTCAACATCCCGGTCGTGCTGCTCACTAGCTTTGTGAGTAAATAACACTTCCGGCGATGACAAAGTACCTGATATGGATTTTTTTTCCGGCCCTGACAGGCAGCGCCCATGCTCAGCAGGTGCCGAAGGACAGCACGGGGAAAGCCGTATCCGGCACCGTTCAGCGCGGTACCCCTAAAAATCTGAAACTGGTCACGGTGAGTGCGGGCGCTTTCGAAGCCAGCGACAAAGCCAAGGGCGCCTCTCTTACTCCGATGGACGCCGTCACTGTAGCAGGCAGCAACGGTGACCTCACTCAATCGCTGCGCTCCCTGCCCGGCGTACAGCAGATAGGAGAAACAGAGGGCCTGTTTGTCAGGGGCGGCACCAGCGATGAAACCAAACAGTTTATCGACGGCACGCTGTTCAAATATCCCAACTATCCTTCCGTGCCAGGCATTCCGCAAGGCGCCCGAATCAACCCTTTCCTGTTTAAAGGCATCCTGTTCAGCTCCGGTGGCTACTCCGCACTATACGGACAGGCGATGAGCAGCGCGCTGATACTGGAAAGCGTAGACCTTCCCGAGAAATCTTCCGCCAGCTTCTACCTGTTTCCCGCCAACCAGGGCGCGGGGCTGCAGCACCTGGGTAAAGACAACCGAAGCAGTTTCGGACTGGGGCTTAACTATTCCAACCAAACGCTGTACAATGCGCTGGTGCCTCATGTACCTGATTATTTCCAGGGTCCTTCCTACCTGGAGGGGAATGCCAACTATCGCATAAAAACAGGTCGCAGCGGCATGTTCAAGGTATACGCCGTATGGAATAAAAGCGCCGTGGGCATGTATAACCAGGATGTTGACAGTGCGGCGCTGCGTTCCGGATACCTGGTGAAGGGCGGCAATATTTACACCAACATGAGTTATCGCACCGCGCTGGGTAACGACTGGAAGATGGAGGCAGGGCTGGCCTACAGCAATAACAAAGACAAACGTATCATCAGCCTGGTGGATGCGGCGGAGAAGCCCGCCACTCTGCCGGAGGTACCACTTACGTTAAAGAATAATGCCAGTGATATCCGTTCTGATTTTGCGCAGGCCCGTGTGGTGTTGACCCGTTTTCTCGCCGGCGGGCAGGCGGTCCGTTTCGGTGCCGAACATTTTTATACCAAAGATGCCGGCGTATACCGCGACAGTGCTCTTGCTCAGACAGACCAGCTCTCGGCTGTCTTCGCCGAAAGTGATATCTATCTGACCAGTAGCCTCGCGGCGAAGGTAGGGTTACGCCTGGAGCATACCTCACTGCCGGCGCAGTGGTCGCTGGCGCCGAGGGCCAGCCTGGCATGGCGGCTGAGTGATGAGAGCCAGCTCAACTTTGCCTATGGTCTCTTTTACCAGGAGCCGCAAAATGAATTCCTGTACCGTAACCGCGATCTGTCTCTCTCCCGGGCAGCCCATTATGTGGTGAATTACACGAGAAGGGCGCATAACCGCTTTTTCCGGGTGGAAGCTTATTACAAGCAGTATCAGGACCTTGTCCGGCTGCTGCCGCCCGATGCCAGGAGCGTATCTACCGGTAACGGCTATGCGAAAGGTGTAGAATTATTCTATCGGGACAAAAAGACCTTTAAGAACCTGGACTACTGGATTACCTATACGTACCTGGACACCAAACGGGATTACCTGAATTACCCGATGGCGCTGCGGCCG encodes:
- a CDS encoding LytR/AlgR family response regulator transcription factor, which codes for MIRCIAVDDEQLVRELLEDSIRQVPFLQLVATCKNAMEAMEVMQREQVDLMFLDIQMPRLSGLQLLQSLQRPPLVVLVTAYEQYALEGYNLQVVDYLLKPFSFERFLKACQRAADLFRLQQPATPARAITDFFVNVEYVQVKIVVADIEYIEGLKDYIKIHLSSVSRPVLTRMTMKAVTEKLPADDFVRTHKSYLVAVKKITAVKRDLVCIGEKEIPVSDFFKENVNRLVQGPAH
- a CDS encoding SusC/RagA family TonB-linked outer membrane protein: MITRVFMRLTGGGRVLLLLLMTCLAATVSAQVKISGKVTDETGTPLPGITVTLKNSKVGANTTVDGLYSFTANVPAGNYVLAVTGVGFTSQEIPITIGTANITRDVTMGVSVSKLDEIVVTGTSQGTTRRQLGSYISSVKAEDLTKGATGNVLAALQGKTAGAQITQNSGDPSGGISVKLRGISTIGGSTEPLYIVDGVIVDNSSTRVTNADPNYGASTQGGNNFVGNVGQNRMADINPDDIERVEVLNGAAAAAIYGSRANAGVVQIFTKRGSSGAPVINFSTGISINELRKKLDVNRAPTKFGGNPNDSTQNILTPAVVSKFPVQRYDYQDYIFRTGVGTDNNVSIAGGKDKTKYYASASYFYNQGIIKNTDFNRFSFRVNLDQEVTKWLTMNATVNYVYSKSKEKPDGNTFYSPMNSVTILGNYYDIQQRDALGNLMKVGNLGRVNPVSIIEDFRQQQQVGRVIAGLGLKANPIKNLTLDYHVGIDNYYQDGTTFVPPYAYNVSTGFYGGGTSLDPAQNGYASSGTNTSFLINHDANATYNARISDNLESVTQVGYSVQYQRQHYSLQQGRGLPPFVQTADKATTAIPGADQRSEFSISGEYIQQNFKYRNQLFLTGALRVDGSSVFGKNERNQLYTKLSGSYVLSGTDFWAKSSVAKWWTLFKLRAAYGESGNLTGIPPYARYNTYLANAFVGASGFQGQLTYTDPDVRPEKQKELEFGTDMSFLDDRIGLSVNYYRKKVEDLLIDRAVAPTNGYNFMRSNIGSLRNNGIEVVLNAIPVKTKDFSWSLTAIFNRNRNEAIDIGQSLVLLNTVGGAPVAIAAGYPIGFFYGTFYARDANGNILTTPAGIPVTERGTQKAPFDYQAQRDPATGLPLASAPALNKKIGDPNPDWTGTFTTDLQYKKLGLHIQLDAVQGVDVFNADFRTRQGVDNGKIAEQEDLGQLPRGWIAGVYNIQEFRIDDGSFVKLREVSLSYDFGKVFRGLNNLTVSLGGRNLISWDNYKGYDPEVNAAGQSTLLRGIDFGAVPVPRTYNLTVRAKF
- a CDS encoding DeoR/GlpR family DNA-binding transcription regulator; the protein is MLKKERQAYILHQVNLHNKVLSSHLSEQMGVSEDTIRRDLAALAQEGKILKVHGGGLSNSFHQGAVAQDVYAIEEKRIIAQKAVELIHDGMFVLTTGGTTILQLARILPPELRATFITVSLPAAFEYANHPNIEVIVIGDKLAKNSKITVGGEAIAKIRDIRADLCFLGVNAIDVQAGLTDNDWEVVQVKKAMAATARKVVAMCISEKVNTAEHLKVCNVEDIDILITELQPKSKKLQPYSNKGIKIL
- a CDS encoding RagB/SusD family nutrient uptake outer membrane protein yields the protein MKRTTFYTYMTMATFLLSAAACKKDYQDPSGPSQEQAFSTPQAITNTAVGLQANFVKDRTGLIYTTITAGSLLSGETFVTNPGNADEGQLGTGGNTVLNNNVIVTGMWGYTNKILFDAENVLRATNTVVTDKGYASGLIAYTSIFKALALGVQANFWEQVPDTIAKPDDITNDVHFIPAKQGYLRAVRTLDNALNTIAATPISASITPFLPKGINVVNTLYALKARYALYAGDYAAALDAANKVDLSKAGVSTFNFNPQVANPMFTLVASTSNIYQVVDSTMGLPVALQPSLIDGRIPFYITRPPTGLRFVVSGFFKSNIESIPVFLPGEITLIKAECYARTNKLAEGLVELNKIVTKKPADDPFGIGANLPPVAVATIPDLLTQIYKHRRIEMFMSGQEIEDQRRFARPTTERKRNYFPYPFVERNDNPNTPADPTF
- a CDS encoding rhomboid family protein is translated as MTEIGVVALVTVILNLVVSYKGFKDTGFYYKYAFIVDEILVHKEYYRLISSGFLHVGWTHLLFNMISLCFFSADVEAVLGIKNFVIIYLSSLVGGNLLSLFIHRQHGDYSAVGASGAVCGIIFACIALFPGMEIGFFGIPLYIPAWIYGVLYMLFTIFRIRNNDDNIGHEAHLGGAFIGLLFAACLEPQAVKQHYLPVLAVVLPCVVFMYLLVRKPHMVLTGNTPGPQRYLNVEDRYNQQKAAQQQEIDAILDKIHRKGINSLSAEEKRKLQDYSER
- a CDS encoding sensor histidine kinase, which encodes MKAFLTSKNINIALHALIWGILLLLPYIVSSPENQYSIGPMPGAFFTIAGVIHMGLFYANAFYLCPRLLNRRFWWLYIPAALLLLFVSFQLKYYAMAAWFPELLRNKAAYGVVFGPSTAVLVVSLLYRKILDRIYEERRQKEKQAEQLATELKFLRSQISPHFLFNVLTNMVSLARKKSDQLETSLIMLSELMRYMLYNTGGKVSLQKEVTYLNSYIALQQLRFGSDVDIRSDMPDPASLEHYMIEPMLLIPFVENAFKHGTGVDRPVIHIQLSVQGDVLTFTVENHVDPVQDNSKDDSSGIGLSNVTSRLELLYRRHYTLTVNTDNDQFLAHLTLKLI
- a CDS encoding TonB-dependent receptor plug domain-containing protein; this translates as MTKYLIWIFFPALTGSAHAQQVPKDSTGKAVSGTVQRGTPKNLKLVTVSAGAFEASDKAKGASLTPMDAVTVAGSNGDLTQSLRSLPGVQQIGETEGLFVRGGTSDETKQFIDGTLFKYPNYPSVPGIPQGARINPFLFKGILFSSGGYSALYGQAMSSALILESVDLPEKSSASFYLFPANQGAGLQHLGKDNRSSFGLGLNYSNQTLYNALVPHVPDYFQGPSYLEGNANYRIKTGRSGMFKVYAVWNKSAVGMYNQDVDSAALRSGYLVKGGNIYTNMSYRTALGNDWKMEAGLAYSNNKDKRIISLVDAAEKPATLPEVPLTLKNNASDIRSDFAQARVVLTRFLAGGQAVRFGAEHFYTKDAGVYRDSALAQTDQLSAVFAESDIYLTSSLAAKVGLRLEHTSLPAQWSLAPRASLAWRLSDESQLNFAYGLFYQEPQNEFLYRNRDLSLSRAAHYVVNYTRRAHNRFFRVEAYYKQYQDLVRLLPPDARSVSTGNGYAKGVELFYRDKKTFKNLDYWITYTYLDTKRDYLNYPMALRPPFAAPHTMTIAVKKFFPDLSTGVNVSYALAAGRPYYNIRYSDGWQLADQGTTKPYSIVNLHISHLMTLFPRWKHKDFSGFAVGVNNVLGTKQVFGYNYSYDGQHKMAVSLPANRTFFVGFFMSLGIDRTDDFLNNNL